One genomic window of Oncorhynchus kisutch isolate 150728-3 linkage group LG24, Okis_V2, whole genome shotgun sequence includes the following:
- the LOC109882988 gene encoding filamin-A-like isoform X3 codes for MSGSHLRQHQSAQPAFNALSPDKEADMPATEKDLAEDAPWKKIQQNTFTRWCNEHLKCVNKRIANLQTDLGDGLRLIGLLEVLSQKKMFRKYNQRPTFRQMQLENVSVALEFLDKENIKLVSIDSKAIVDGNLKLILGMVWTLILHYSISMPMWDEEEEGGDGQQKTPKQRLLGWIQNKLPEIPIHNFSRDWQSGRALGALVDSCAPGLCPDWDQWDQTKPVDNAREAMQQADDWLGIPQVITPEEIVDPNVDEHSVMTYLSQFPKSKLKPGAPLRPKLNPKKARAYGPGIEPVGNVVMKKAVFTVETISAGMGEVLVYVEDPAGHKEEAKVTANNDKNRTYSVFYIPKVTGMHKVTVLFAGLHINKSPYEVDVGMAQGDSSKATAQGPGLEPAGNIANKTTYFDVYTAGAGVGEVEVVIMDPAGKKDVVVCQIEDKGNSSYRCTYKPTLEGAHTIYVTFAGGQISKSPFTVNIGEACNPSLVRAKGRGLQPKGLRVKETADFRVFTKGAGTGELKVTIKGPKGLEEPCKRKDLGDGVFGFEYYPTTPGTYSITITWGGQHIPRSPLEVKIGLEAGPQKVRAWGPGLESGIVGKSADFVVEAVGENVGTLGFSVEGPSQAKIECDDKGDGSCDVRYWPMEAGEYAVHVLCNNEDIQHSPFMAEITAALNKDYYPDKVKAYGPGLQSSGLAVGKPTEFTVDAKLGGNAALNILAQDGEGTPVDVQVKDNGNGTYTCSYTPKKPLKHTVMASWGGVNIPDSPFRMTIGAGCHPNKVKVSGPGVAKTGLKAFEPTFFTVDCAEAGQGDISIGIKCSPGVVGPAEADIDFDIIRNDNDTFTVKYTPPGAGSYTIMVLFADQTIPMTPIRIKVDPSHDASKVKAEGPGLNRSGVELTKPTHFTVNTKAAGKAKLDAVFSGPAKGEAVKDFEIINNHDNTHTVKYTPIQQGPLGVAVTYGGDSIPKSPFSIPVAPSLDLSKIQVDGLGDKITVGKDQEVTVKSKGAGGQGKVGAKVTGPSGKPVTCKVEPGLKPETSQVKFIPREAGPYQVELTYDSAPIPGSPFKPTAYPPTDATKVKCSGPGLERAKVGETGEFVVDCTNAGPAELTIEIISDSGTEAEVHIQDNGDGTYTITYIPLYPGSYTLTIRYGGQDVPNFPARLTVEPAVDASGIRVFGPGVEGKGVFREATTDFTVDARALNQTGGNHIKTVIQNPSGSVTDAVITDRRDGTYNVEYTPYEEGPHSVKVAYDESPVPKSPFRVAVTEGCDPGRVRAHGPGLDSGITNKANKFTVETRGAGTGGLGLAVEGPSEAKMSCTDNKDGSCSVEYIPYEAGTYNLNITYGGQPIAGSPFQVPVSDTVDSSKVKCQGVGLGTNVRANIPQAFTVDASKAGVAPLQVRVQGPKGVVEPAELVDNGDQTHTVNYIPTREGPYSINVLYADQEIPRSPYKVKVLPTHDASKVRASGPGLNTTGVPASLPVEFTIDAKDAGEGLLAVQITDPEGKPKKASIRDNQDGTYLVSYVPDMTGRYTILIKYGGDEIPYSPYRIRALPTGDASKCTVTVSIGGHGLGAGVGPTIQIGEQTVITVDAKAAGKGKVTCSVCTPEGVELDVDVVENEDGTFDIFYTAPQPGDYCICVRFGGELIPNSPFLVTATDRPMGMNGLDVAGLRPFDLVIPFTIQKGEITGDVRMPSGKTAKPDITDNKDGTVTVKYAPTEAGLHEMDIKYDGIHIPGSPLQFYVDYVNSGNVSAYGPGLIHGTVNKPAMFTVNTKDAGEGGLSLAIEGPSKADISCVDNQDGTCSVSYLPVLPGDYSILVKYNDKHIPGSPFSAHITGDDSMRMSHLKVGSAADIPLDIGELDLSQLTASLTTPSGREEPCHLKMLRNGHVGISFVPKEIGEHLVNIKKNGRHIPSSPIAVMISQSEIGDASRVRVTGQGLSEAKTFEPAEFIIDTREAGYGGLSLSIEGPSKVDINTEDQEDGTCKVTYCPTEPGNYIINIKFADQHVPGSAFTVKVTGEGRMKESITRKKRAASVANVGSQCDLSLKIPEISIADMVAQVTSPSGQVQKADIMEGENNTYCIRFVPTETGVHTVCVKYAGVHVPGSPFQFTVGPLGEGGAHKVRAGGPGLERAEAGVPAEFSIWTREAGAGGLSIAVEGPSKAEITFEDRKDGSSGVSYMVQESGDYEVSIRFNEEHIPDSPFVVPVASPSDDARRLTVASLQESGLKVNHPASFAVSLNGAKGQIDAKVHSPSGALEGCCVTELDQDKYAVRFIPRENGLYLIDVKFNGSHIPGSPFKIRVGETGQAGDPGMVTAYGAGLEGGTTGTACEFVVNTSKAGPGALAVTIDGPSKVKMDCVECPEGYKVTYTPMAPGNYLISIRYGGPYHIVGSPFKAKITGSKLVSSHSNHETSSVMVDPVTRQVSSSHQGAPSQSDASCVTAKGLGLSKGFIGQKNNFSVDCSKAGRNMLLVGVDGPRVPCEEVLVKHLGNRVYNVSYQLKEKGEYILVVKWGEQHIPGSPYHITV; via the exons ACTCCAAGGCCATAGTGGATGGTAACCTGAAGCTGATCCTTGGCATGGTGTGGACGCTGATCCTCCACTACTCCATCTCCATGCCCATgtgggacgaggaggaggaggggggtgacgGCCAGCAGAAGACCCCGAAACAGAGACTTCTGGGATGGATCCAGAACAAGCTACCAGAGATCCCCATCCACAACTTCAGCAGAGACTGGCAGAGTGGCAGAGCACTGGGAGCACTGGTCGACAGCTGTGCTCCGG GCCTGTGCCCTGATTGGGACCAGTGGGACCAGACTAAACCAGTGGACAACGCCCGGGAGGCCATGCAACAGGCTGATGACTGGCTGGGTATCCCTCAG GTGATAACCCCAGAGGAGATCGTTGACCCTAATGTAGATGAACATTCTGTGATGACATACCTGTCCCAGTTCCCCAAGTCCAAACTGAAGCCTGGCGCACCCCTCCGCCCCAAACTGAACCCCAAGAAGGCCCGCGCATACGGACCAG GTATAGAGCCAGTAGGTAACGTTGTGATGAAGAAGGCGGTGTTCACAGTGGAGACCATCAGTGCTGGGATGGGAGAGGTGCTGGTGTATGTAGAGGACCCTGCCGGACACAAAGAGGAG GCCAAGGTGACAGCCAACAACGATAAGAATCGTACCTACTCAGTCTTCTACATTCCCAAAGTCACTGGGATGCACAAG GTGACGGTGCTGTTTGCGGGGCTACACATCAATAAGTCTCCTTATGAGGTGGATGTGGGGATGGCTCAGGGAGACAGCAGTAAAGCTACAGCCCAGGGACCTGGACTAGAACCTGCCGGGAACATCGCCAATAAGACCACATACTTTGATGTCTACACCGCAG GTGctggtgtgggagaggtggaggtggtgatCATGGACCCAGCGGGTAAGAAGGACGTGGTGGTGTGTCAGATAGAGGATAAGGGCAACAGTTCGTACCGCTGCACCTACAAACCCACCCTGGAGGGGGCCCACACCATCTACGTTACCTTCGCCGGAGGACAGATCAGCAAGAGCCCCTTCACTGTTAACATAGGAGAGG cTTGTAACCCCAGCCTGGTTCGGGCTAAGGGGCGTGGTCTGCAGCCCAAAGGCCTCAGGGTGAAGGAGACGGCTGACTTCAGAGTCTTCACTAAAGGAGCTGGGACTGGAGAACTCAAAGTCACCATCAAGGGCCCCA agggtctGGAGGAGCCCTGTAAGAGGAAGGATCTAGGAGACGGAGTGTTTGGGTTTGAGTACTACCCCACCACCCCcggaacatacagtataaccatcaCCTGGGGAGGACAACACATCCCCCGCAG CCCGTTGGAGGTGAAGATTGGTTTGGAGGCGGGTCCACAGAAGGTGCGAGCATGGGGGCCCGGCCTGGAGAGCGGCATTGTGGGTAAATCTGCCGACTTCGTGGTCGAAGCTGTTGGAGAGAATGTGGGAACACTGG GTTTCTCAGTGGAGGGTCCGTCCCAGGCGAAGATCGAGTGTGATGATAAGGGCGACGGGTCATGTGATGTGCGGTACTGGCCAATGGAAGCAGGAGAGTATGCGGTGCATGTGCTCTGTAACAACGAGGACATCCAGCACTCTCCCTTCATGGCTGAAATCACTGCTGCTCTAAACAAGGACTACTACCCTGATAAG GTGAAGGCGTATGGTCCAGGCCTACAGAGCAGTGGTCTTGCTGTGGGGAAACCCACTGAGTTCACCGTTGACGCCAAGCTGGGAGGGAATGCTGCCCTCAACATCCTGGCACAG gatggTGAGGGAACCCCAGTAGATGTCCAGGTGAAGGATAACGGTAATGGAACGTACACCTGCAGTTACACCCCCAAGAAACCCCTCAAACACACCGTCATGGCGTCCTGGGGCGGGGTCAACATACCGGACAGTCCCTTCAGG ATGACTATCGGAGCAGGCTGCCACCCTAACAAGGTGAAGGTGTCAGGTCCTGGTGTGGCTAAAACAGGGCTGAAGGCATTTGAACCAACATTCTTCACTGTGGACTGTGCTGAGGCAGGTCAAG GTGACATCAGTATCGGTATAAAGTGCTCTCCAGGCGTGGTGGGACCGGCGGAGGCAGACATCGACTTCGACATCATCAGGAACGACAACGACACGTTTACCGTTAAATACACCCCGCCAGGCGCTGGTAGTTACACTATCATGGTGCTGTTTGCTGACCAG ACCATCCCCATGACTCCCATCAGGATCAAAGTTGACCCGTCACACGACGCCAGCAAGGTCAAGGCTGAGGGACCTGGACTCAACCGCAGTG gtGTGGAGTTGACCAAGCCTACCCACTTCACAGTAAACACCAAGGCTGCAGGTAAAGCCAAGCTGGACGCTGTGTTCTCCGGCCCAGCTAAAGGAGAGGCTGTTAAGGACTTTGAGATCATTAACAACCATGACAACACTCACACGGTCAAGTACACCCCCATCCAGCAGGGGCCTCTGGGAGTGGCCGTCACCTACGGAGGAGATTCTATTCCCAAgagccccttctccatccctgtgGCTCCAAGCCTCGACCTCAGCAAGATACAAGTTGATGGACTGGGAGACA AGATAACAGTGGGTAAGGACCAGGAAGTGACCGTGAAGTCCAAGGGAGCAGGAGGTCAGGGGAAGGTGGGAGCTAAGGTTACAGGGCCCTCTGGGAAGCCTGTCACCTGCAAG GTGGAACCGGGGCTTAAACCAGAGACCAGTCAGGTGAAGTTTATCCCTCGAGAGGCGGGGCCATACCAGGTGGAGCTGACCTATGACAGCGCTCCCATCCCAGGATCCCCTTTCAAACCCACCGCCTATCCCCCAACTGATGCCACCAAG GTGAAGTGTTCTGGCCCAGGGTTGGAGCGTGCCAAggtgggagagactggggagttTGTGGTGGACTGTACCAACGCAGGTCCAGCTGAGCTGACCATAGAGATCATCAGTGACAGCGGGACAGAGGCAGAGGTCCACATCCAGGATAATGGAGACGGAACCTACACCATCACCTACATCCCCCTGTACCCCGGCTCCTACACCCTCACCATCCGCTACGGGGGGCAGGATGTACCCAACTTCCCCGCCCGCCTCACAGTGGAGCCGGCCGTCGACGCCAGTGGAATCCGCGTGTTCGGACCGGGAGTGGAGGGCAAAG GCGTGTTCCGCGAGGCGACCACAGACTTCACGGTAGACGCCAGAGCTCTGAACCAGACGGGAGGGAACCACATCAAGACAGTGATCCAGAACCCATCTGGCTCCGTTACCGACGCGGTCATCACCGACCGCCGTGATGGCACCTACAACGTAGAGTACACTCCCTACGAAGAGG GTCCCCACAGTGTAAAGGTGGCGTACGATGAGTCTCCAGTTCCCAAAAGTCCATTCCGCGTGGCAGTGACAGAGGGGTGTGACCCGGGGCGTGTACGTGCACATGGACCCGGCTTGGACAGTGGCATCACCAACAAAGCCAACAAGTTCACTGTGGAAACCCG tggtgcGGGTACAGGTGGTCTGGGTCTGGCTGTAGAGGGCCCATCCGAGGCTAAGATGTCCTGCACCGACAACAAAGATGGCAGCTGCAGCGTAGAGTACATTCCCTACGAGGCTGGAACGTATAATCTCAACATCACCTACGGAGGACAGCCCATCGCTG GCAGTCCATTCCAGGTTCCTGTCAGTGACACGGTGGACAGTTCTAAGGTGAAGTGCCAGGGGGTGGGGCTTGGAACCAACGTGCGtgccaacattccacaggcctTCACAGTGGACGCCTCTAAAGCAGGAGTCGCCCCTCTACAAGTCAGAGTACAGGGACCCAAAG gtgtAGTGGAGCCAGCAGAGTTAGTGGATAATGGAGACCAGACTCACACCGTGAACTACATCCCGACCAGAGAGGGACCTTACTCTATCAACGTACTGTATGCTGACCAAGAGATCCCacgcag TCCCTACAAGGTGAAAGTGTTGCCTACCCATGATGCCAGCAAGGTGCGCGCCAGCGGCCCCGGTCTCAACACCACCGGAGTGCCCGCCTCTCTGCCTGTCGAGTTCACCATCGACGCCAAGGATGCAGGAGAGGGGCTGCTCGCCGTGCAGATCACT GACCCCGAGGGGAAGCCTAAGAAGGCCAGTATCCGCGACAACCAGGACGGGACTTACCTGGTGTCTTATGTACCTGACATGACTGGTCGTTACACCATCCTGATAAAGTATGGAGGGGACGAGATCCCTTATTCCCCCTACCGCATCAGGGCTCTACCTACTGGAGACGCCAGCAAATGTACTGTCAcag TGTCAATCGGCGGCCACGGCCTGG GAGCCGGTGTGGGTCCAACCATCCAGATCGGAGAGCAGACTGTCATTACTGTAGATGCAAAGGCTGCTGGGAAAGGAAAG gTGACGTGCAGTGTGTGTACCCCAGAAGGGGTGGAGTTAGATGTAGACGTGGTGGAGAATGAGGATGGAACCTTTGATATCTTCTACACTGCCCCCCAGCCTGGAGATTACTGTATCTGCGTTCGCTTTGGAGGGGAACTCATCCCCAACAGCCCCTTCCTGGTCACG GCAACAGACCGGCCAATGGGAATGAATGGTTTGGACGTGGCGGGACTCCGGCCGTTTGACCTGGTTATCCCCTTCACCATCCAAAAAGGAGAgatcacag GCGACGTGCGCATGCCGTCAGGTAAGACAGCCAAGCCAGACATCACAGACAATAAGGACGGGACAGTAACGGTTAAATACGCTCCGACTGAGGCCGGCCTCCACGAGATGGACATCAAATACGACGGGATACACATCCCTG GTAGTCCACTCCAGTTCTATGTGGACTATGTGAACAGTGGGAATGTCAGTGCGTACGGGCCGGGCCTGATCCACGGGACCGTCAACAAACCTGCCATGTTCACCGTCAACACCAAGGACGCAGGAGAGG gCGGTCTGTCTCTGGCCATCGAGGGTCCTTCTAAAGCTGACATCAGCTGTGTGGATAACCAGGATGGAACATGCTCTGTGTCCTACCTGCCTGTCCTACCTGGGGACTACAGCATCCTGGTCAAATACAATGACAAACACATCCCTGGCAGCCCCTTCTCAGCCCAcatcacag gtgATGACTCTATGAGGATGTCCCATCTGAAGGTGGGCTCTGCTGCTGACATCCCATTGGACATTGGCGAGCTGGACCTGAGTCAGCTGACAGCCTCCCTGACCACGCCCTCTGGCCGAGAGGAACCCTGCCACCTCAAGATGCTCCGCAACGGACACGTCG GCATCTCGTTTGTTCCCAAGGAGATCGGGGAGCACCTGGTGAACATCAAGAAGAACGGACGCCATATTCCCAGCAGCCCCATCGCCGTGATGATCAGCCAATCGGAGATTGGTGACGCCAGTCGGGTGCGAGTGACTGGCCAGGGCCTCAGTGAGGCCAAAACCTTTGAACCTGCTGAGTTCATCATCGACACACGCGAAGCAG GCTATGGGGGTCTGAGTCTGTCCATCGAAGGCCCCAGTAAGGTGGACATTAACACTGAGGACCAGGAGGATGGGACCTGTAAGGTCACCTACTGCCCTACTGAACCAGGAAACTACATAATCAACATCAAGTTCGCCGACCAACACGTACCAG GGAGTGCGTTCACGGTGAAGGTGACAGGAGAAGGGAGGATGAAGGAGAGCATCACCAGGAAGAAGAGGGCAGCGTCTGTTGCTAATGTGGGCAGCCAGTGTGACCTCAGCCTCAAGATCCCAG AGATCAGCATAGCAGACATGGTGGCCCAGGTGACCAGTCCGTCTGGCCAGGTCCAGAAGGCTGACATCatggagggagagaacaacaCCTACTGCATCCGCTTTGTTCCCACGGAGACTGGCGTGCACACAGTGTGTGTGAAGTATGCAGGCGTGCACGTACCCGGCAGCCCCTTCCAGTTCACAGTGGGGCCCCTGGGAGAAGGAGGAGCCCACAAGGTCCGCGCTGGGGGGCCCGGGCTGGAGAGGGCAGAGGCTGGAGTAccag CTGAGTTCAGTATCTGGACGCGGGAGGCAGGTGCAGGGGGTCTCAGCATTGCGGTGGAGGGGCCCAGTAAAGCAGAGATCACCTTCGAGGACCGCAAGGACGGATCCAGTGGAGTATCCTACATGGTCCAGGAGTCAG GAGACTATGAGGTGTCTATCCGTTTCAATGAGGAGCACATCCCTGACAGTCCCTTCGTGGTTCCCGTGGCGTCGCCCTCTGATGACGCCAGACGACTCACTGTTGCCAGTCTTCAG GAGTCCGGGTTGAAGGTCAATCACCCAGCATCCTTTGCTGTGAGCCTGAACGGAGCGAAGGGACAGATTGACGCTAAAGTCCACAGCCCCTCTGGAGCCCTGGAGGGCTGCTGTGTTACTGAGCTAGACCAAG ataAGTATGCTGTCCGATTCATTCCCAGAGAGAACGGTCTGTATCTGATCGATGTGAAGTTCAACGGCAGCCACATCCCTGGCAGTCCCTTCAAGATCAGGGTGGGGGAGACAGGACAGGCTGGAGACCCAGGCATGGTGACCGCATACGGAGCTGGGTTAGAGGGAGGAACCACTG GTACAGCCTGTGAGTTCGTGGTTAACACCAGTAAGGCGGGCCCTGGGGCCCTGGCCGTGACCATCGACGGCCCCTCCAAGGTGAAGATGGACTGTGTTGAGTGTCCGGAGGGTTACAAGGTGACCTACACCCCCATGGCTCCAGGAAACTACTTAATCTCCATCAGATACGGAGGACCTTACCACATCGTAGGATCCCCCTTCAAGGCCAAGATCACTG GCTCCAAGCTGGTCAGTAGCCATAGTAACCACGAGACGTCCAGTGTCATGGTCGACCCCGTGACTCGCCAGGTTAGCTCTTCCCACCAGGGAGCTCCCAGCCAATCGGACGCCAGCTGTGTGACAGCCAAGGGTCTCGGCCTATCAAAGGGCTTTATCGGCCAGAAGAACAACTTCAGCGTCGACTGCAGCAAAGCAG GTCGTAACATGCTGTTGGTGGGTGTGGACGGGCCCAGGGTTCCCTGTGAGGAGGTACTGGTGAAGCATCTTGGGAACCGTGTCTATAACGTCAGCTACCAGCTCAAGGAGAAGGGAGAGTACATCCTGGTAGTGAAGTGGGGAGAACAACACATCCCTGGCAGCCCCTACCACATCACTGTCTAG